The stretch of DNA GCTTGTGCTCATCCTCGACCCGCGAGGGATCGGGAACCTGCCCCGTCACCGACACAACATCCTCAGGGCTCGTCCCCCAGGTCACGATCGGCGGCAGATCCGCCGCATTCAGCCGCAGCTCGTAATCGAAATGGGCGCCCTCATCCGTATAGAGCCTCTCCCAATAGCGCCGCGCCAGATCCCATGCCGCACCCTTCGGGGCCCGCGGCCGGTCCTTGATATAGGCGAAGGTCTTCTCGTCCGGCGCGATCATGCCGGCCCGGGCACCGCCCTCGATCGACATGTTGCACACCGTCATCCGCCCTTCCATCGACAGGCTGCGGATCGCTTCCCCCGCATATTCCAGCACATGGCCCGTGCCGCCCGCCGTGCCGATCTCGCCGATGATCGCCAGGATGATGTCCTTCGCCGTCACCCCCTCCGGCAACCGGCCATCCACCACCACCCGCATGTTCTTGGCCTTGCGCTGGATCAGCGTCTGCGTGGCCAGCACATGCTCGACCTCGGAGGTGCCGATGCCATGCGCCAGCGCGCCGAACGCCCCATGGGTCGAGGTATGGCTGTCGCCGCACACGATCGTGGTGCCCGGCAGGGTGAAGCCTTGCTCAGGGCCGATGATATGCACGATCCCCTGGCGCTTATCGACCTCGTTGAAATATTCGATGCCGAAATCGCGGGCATTGCGCGCCAGCGTCTCGATCTGGGTCGCCGATTCCGGATCATCGATCCCGTGGCTGCGGTCCGTGGTCGGCACATTGTGGTCAACCACCGCCAGCGTCTTCTCCGGCGCCCGGACCTTGCGCGCCGTCATCCGCAATCCCTCAAATGCCTGCGGGCTCGTGACCTCGTGCACAAGATGGCGATCAATATAGAGCAGGCAAGTTCCGTCCTCAGCCCGTTCAACAACGTGATCGTCCCAGATCTTGTCATACAGGGTGCGTGGCGCGCTCATTGATCGATCCATCTTCTTTCACAGCAACGGCGAACTGAACGTAAGGTGCCGCGCTTGAGCTTCGTGTCCTCAGCCGTTCATATGACCAAGCCGTCAATTCCGGTCAAGAGAATCCGGCCGGCCTTCCCTAACGCCAATGGCGCGGTGCCCAGCTTGGGAACCGCGCCGCGCGAGGAATGCTGTTGATGAACGGCTCAGCTGCTGGCTGTAGCCGCATCGCTCCGGCGGTTGTCCTGCCGCTCGGCGATACGTGCCGATTTGCCGCGACGGTCCCGCAGGTAATACAGTTTCGCGCGACGCACTTTGCCGCGGCGCACGAGCTTAATCGACTCGATCAACGGGCTGTAGAGCGGGAAAACACGCTCCACACCTTCGCCATAGGAGACCTTGCGAACCGTGAACGACTGGTTGAACCCGCCGCCATTGCGGGCGATGCAAACGCCTTCATAGGCCTGCACGCGCTCGCGGGAGCCTTCGACGACCCGCACATTGACGATTACCGTGTCGCCCGGCCCAAAATCCGGGACCGGTCTGTTGGCCGCGATCTTTTCGGCCTGTTCCTTCTCAAGCTGCTCGATGATGTTCATCGGACCGATCCTTCCTTCATATTGCGCGCGGTTCTACGCGCGCTCGCAACAAAAATCAAACCTTGTCACTGCTTGTCGTCGCGTTTCCGCCCGATCCAAGCTTCGTAAATCTCTGGCCGCCGGCTTTGCGTCAACGCAATCGCCTGCTCGCGGCGCCAAGCCTCGATGCGCCGATGATCACCAGACAGGAGGATTTCCGGAATCTCCCTGCCTTCCCAGACCCGCGGCCGCGTATAATGCGGGTGTTCGAGCAGCCCTTGCTCGAAACTTTCCCACTCGCCCGACGCGGCGCTGCCCATGACGCCCGGCAAGAGCCGCACCACCGCGTCCATCAGCACGATTGCCGCCGGCTCACCGCCCGAGAGGACGAAATCGCCGATGGCAACCTCCTCGAGCTCGCGAGCCTCGATCACCCGCTCGTCCACACCCTCGAACCGCCCGCACACCACCAGCACGCCCGGCCCCGCTGCAAGCTCGCGCACCCTCGCCTGGGTGAGCGGGCGCCCGCGGGCGCTCATCAACAGCCGCGGCACGCCTTGCGCCTCCTCGGCAACCGAGTCGATCGCCGCCGCCATCACATCCGGCCGCAGCACCATGCCGGGGCCGCCGCCAGCGGGCGTATCGTCAACCGCGCGATGCCGGCCCTCGCCGAAACCGCGAATATCGACCATATCGAGCCGCCACACCCCCTCGGCCAGCGCCCGTCCGGCAAGCGAGACGCCCAAAGGCCCCGGAAACATCTCCGGATAGAGCGTCAACACGGTCGCGGTCCACGGCATCAAGCCTATCCTCATGCCACGCCAGGCAGCACCCGCACGGCGCAGCATCTGCTACTCGAGCCCGTCGGGCGGATCCACCACCAGCCGGCCACCAGAGATGTCCACCTCCGGCACTGCCTCCCGGGTGAAGGGCACGTAGATCGTCTGCGCTGAACCGGCCCGCCTGACCTCCAGGAGGTCGCCCGCGCCGAAATTCTGAACCGCGACCACCTCGCCCAGGAGCTCGCCCGAGATCCGCACCGCTTGAAGCCCGATCAGATCGGCGAGATAGAACTCGTCCTCCTCAAGCTCCGGTAGACGCTCTCGCGGCACATAGAGCATTTGCCCACGCAGGCTTTCCGCTTCGTTACGATCATCGATGCCCCCGAGCTTCGCAATCACCCCGCCTTGGGTGAGCCGGCGCCGCTCCACCGTGAAGGAGCGGCTGCCATCTTCGAGCTCGAGCGCCCCATAATCGCCGATCGCCTCGGGATCCTCGGTGAAGGTTCTGATCTTCACCTCGCCCCGCACCCCATGAGCGGCCACGATCGTGCCGAGGCATATTCGGTCGCGCCGCTTTCCCGTCATGGCTGGCGCCGCGGTCGATCAGATCGATCAGCCGGCTGGCTGCTCGGCGGCCTCGGCAGCCTTGCGAGCGGCATCCTCAGCGGCAATCCGCTGGGCTTCCTCGCGCTCCTGGCGCTTCTTGCCGATCTCGCCCTTCTTCGGATTGCTCCTCGCCTCACGCTTGCGCAGGTCTGCGACATCCAGGAACCGGGCGACCCGATCCGTGGGCTGCGCGCCAACGCCGAGCCAATGGCGCACGCGATCGGTATCGAGCTGCACCCGCTCCGGATTGTCCCGGGCGAGGAGCGGGTTATAGGTGCCGATCTTCTCGATGAAGCGGCCATCCCGTGGCGCGGTCGCCTCGGCCACCACGATGCGGTAGAACGGGCGCTTCTTGGCGCCTGCACGCGCCAGCCGGATCCTCAATGCCATAGTCGTCTTCTCTCCTGTTCAAACCTGAAAATTCTAAGCGCAGCGGCCTGGCTTGCCTCGTCCGGCGCCTCGGCAGCTCATTTCTTTTTCCCCGGGAACTTGCCGCCGAGCCCGGGGAGCCCGCCAAAGCCGGGAAGTCCTCCCTTGCCGCCACCAAGACCGGGCAACTTGTTCAGCAGATCCGGCGACACGCCCTTCGGCAAGCCGTTCGGCCCAAGCTCAGGCATGCCCCCCGGCAATCCGGGCAGACCACCGCCGGGCAAACCGCCTGGCAGCTGCTTCGCGATGGCCGCCATATCCGGCATCCCAGCCCCGCCGCCGCCGAACAGGCGAGACAGCATGCCCTTGTTCTTGCCCATCATCTTCATCATGTCGGCCATCTGCCGATGCATCTTGATGAGCTTGTTCACGTCCTGCACGTCGGTGCCCGATCCCGCAGCGATACGCTTGCGGCGGGATCCGTTGAGCAGCTTGGGCTGACGGCGCTCCTCGCGGGTCATGGAGGTGATGATGGCGAGTTGCCGCTTCAGCACCTTGTCGTCGAGATTGGCGCCATCCAGCTGCTTCTTCATCTTGCCGATGCCCGGCAGCATATTGAGCACGCCCGACATCCCGCCGATCCGCTGCATCTGACGAAGCTGCTCGGCGAGATCGTCGAGATCGAACTCGCCCTTCTTCATGCGATCGGCGATCGCCTGGGCCTTCTCGGCGTCGATCGTCTCGGCCGCGCGCTCGACAAGGCTGACCACATCGCCCATGCCGAGGATCCGGCCGGCGATCCGGCTGGGATGGAAGCCCTCGAGCCCGTCGAGCTTCTCGCCCGTGCCGATGAACTTGATCGGCTTGCCCGTGACGGCGCGCATGGAGAGCGCTGCACCGCCACGGCCATCGCCATCAACGCGCGTAAGCACCACGCCGGTGATCCCGATCCGCTCGTTGAAGGCGCGCGCAACGTTCACCGCATCCTGACCGGTGAGCGAATCGACCACCAGCAGCGTCTCATGCGGCTTGGCAAGATCACGCACCTGCTCGCTCTCGCGCATCAGGTCGTCATCCACATGCAGACGGCCGGCCGTATCGAGGATCACCACGTCATAGCCGCCGAGCCGCGCTGCATCGAGCGCGCGACGGGTGATCTGCACCGGATCCTGTCCCGCAACGATCGGCAGCGTGTCGATGCCCGCCTGCTCGCCCAGGATCTTGAGCTGTTCCTGAGCGGCGGGCCGGCGCGTATCGAGCGAGGCCATGAGGACGCGCTTCTTGTCGCGCTCCTTCAGCCGCTTGGCGAGCTTGCCCGTGGTGGTTGTCTTACCCGAGCCCTGCAGGCCGACCATCATGATCGGCACTGGCGGCACGGTGGCGAGATCGACCTCGGAATCATCAGCACCCAGGGTCTCGACCAGGGTGTCGTGGACGATCTTGATGACCATCTGCCCCGGCGAGACCGAACGGATCACCTGCTGGCCGACCGCGCGCTCGCGCACCTTGTCGACGAAGCCGCGCACCACCTCGAGCGCCACGTCGGCTTCGATGAGGGCGCGCCGCACCTCCCGCATGGCGGCGTTGACGTCGTCCTCGGTGAGCGCCCCACGCCGGGTGAGCTTGTCGAAAATGCCGCTGAGGCGTTCCTGGAGATTATCGAACATGTACGGTCCCGTCAGGCGTTATTGCCGCCAAGCGCGGCTTCGAAATGCGTGACGGCCTGCTCGAACTTGTCGCGGCAACCGGAATTGCAGAAGCCGACGACGCGTCCTTTGTAGAGGGTGAGGGAATCCGCGGCAACCGGCTTGCCCGACCAGGGGCAGGTCTCGTTCACGCAGTCCTCGATATGCAGCTCGTCGGCCATGATCTGGTGTCCTTGTGACCAAACGCCAATGGCACCCGTGGGCGAATCTCGCTGACGGATGTTGACCCCCTTGCCTCCCGGAGCATGTCTCCGCTCCATGTGCAAGGTAGCCTTCAAAGACGCAGAGTCTCAGAAATCGGCCGCGACCGTAACCACAGCGCGCGGCGCATGTCAAGGATCGGGACCGGCGCAGATCCGTCTGAACGCCCAAAGAATTGAGCCGCGTCGACGAAATCGGTGCCCGCGCGTTCTCGATGAAGCGCTAACAGGTTGGTTATCCGATGAAGAGAGACCCTATCGAGTCGAGCTGCCTCATAGAGGCGGGTTACGACCCAAAGCGGAGAACGCTCGAGGTGATGTTTCCGAGCGGCCTCATCTATAGATATCATGGAGTGCCTCGCCAGAAATATGATCGCCTGCTACGGGCAGACTCGCCGGGTGCTTATTTCAACGCAGAGATCAAGGACCACTATCCGGTAACCCGCGGCTGACCTCTTCCGCCCTCCAGATATCACGGCCTGTTGAACGCGCGGCCCGCTGTGCTGAAATTGCGGTATCGTTATGTCTTGCTTGCCAAACAATGGCTCGATTCGAGGGAACCCCATGGCTGCAATCAACGACCGCAACATCTCTGGTGACCGGCTTTATATTCCGGCACTCGCGCCGCTCTATTCAGCCCTTTCGCCTTTCGTCTGGTTTCTCATGCGCGCGCTGGCCGGCGGGTTCCTTGCCATTCATGGCTGGC from Rhodoligotrophos sp. CJ14 encodes:
- the leuC gene encoding 3-isopropylmalate dehydratase large subunit, which encodes MSAPRTLYDKIWDDHVVERAEDGTCLLYIDRHLVHEVTSPQAFEGLRMTARKVRAPEKTLAVVDHNVPTTDRSHGIDDPESATQIETLARNARDFGIEYFNEVDKRQGIVHIIGPEQGFTLPGTTIVCGDSHTSTHGAFGALAHGIGTSEVEHVLATQTLIQRKAKNMRVVVDGRLPEGVTAKDIILAIIGEIGTAGGTGHVLEYAGEAIRSLSMEGRMTVCNMSIEGGARAGMIAPDEKTFAYIKDRPRAPKGAAWDLARRYWERLYTDEGAHFDYELRLNAADLPPIVTWGTSPEDVVSVTGQVPDPSRVEDEHKREAMQRALDYMGLAAGTRVTDIALDRVFIGSCTNGRIEDLRAAARVIEGRKVSERVQAMVVPGSGLVKLQAEQEGLDKIFKAAGFDWREPGCSMCLAMNADKLNPKERCASTSNRNFEGRQGKGGRTHLVSPAMAAAAAIAGHFVDVRQWH
- the rplS gene encoding 50S ribosomal protein L19 encodes the protein MNIIEQLEKEQAEKIAANRPVPDFGPGDTVIVNVRVVEGSRERVQAYEGVCIARNGGGFNQSFTVRKVSYGEGVERVFPLYSPLIESIKLVRRGKVRRAKLYYLRDRRGKSARIAERQDNRRSDAATASS
- the trmD gene encoding tRNA (guanosine(37)-N1)-methyltransferase TrmD yields the protein MPWTATVLTLYPEMFPGPLGVSLAGRALAEGVWRLDMVDIRGFGEGRHRAVDDTPAGGGPGMVLRPDVMAAAIDSVAEEAQGVPRLLMSARGRPLTQARVRELAAGPGVLVVCGRFEGVDERVIEARELEEVAIGDFVLSGGEPAAIVLMDAVVRLLPGVMGSAASGEWESFEQGLLEHPHYTRPRVWEGREIPEILLSGDHRRIEAWRREQAIALTQSRRPEIYEAWIGRKRDDKQ
- the rimM gene encoding ribosome maturation factor RimM (Essential for efficient processing of 16S rRNA), whose amino-acid sequence is MTGKRRDRICLGTIVAAHGVRGEVKIRTFTEDPEAIGDYGALELEDGSRSFTVERRRLTQGGVIAKLGGIDDRNEAESLRGQMLYVPRERLPELEEDEFYLADLIGLQAVRISGELLGEVVAVQNFGAGDLLEVRRAGSAQTIYVPFTREAVPEVDISGGRLVVDPPDGLE
- the rpsP gene encoding 30S ribosomal protein S16; this translates as MALRIRLARAGAKKRPFYRIVVAEATAPRDGRFIEKIGTYNPLLARDNPERVQLDTDRVRHWLGVGAQPTDRVARFLDVADLRKREARSNPKKGEIGKKRQEREEAQRIAAEDAARKAAEAAEQPAG
- the ffh gene encoding signal recognition particle protein is translated as MFDNLQERLSGIFDKLTRRGALTEDDVNAAMREVRRALIEADVALEVVRGFVDKVRERAVGQQVIRSVSPGQMVIKIVHDTLVETLGADDSEVDLATVPPVPIMMVGLQGSGKTTTTGKLAKRLKERDKKRVLMASLDTRRPAAQEQLKILGEQAGIDTLPIVAGQDPVQITRRALDAARLGGYDVVILDTAGRLHVDDDLMRESEQVRDLAKPHETLLVVDSLTGQDAVNVARAFNERIGITGVVLTRVDGDGRGGAALSMRAVTGKPIKFIGTGEKLDGLEGFHPSRIAGRILGMGDVVSLVERAAETIDAEKAQAIADRMKKGEFDLDDLAEQLRQMQRIGGMSGVLNMLPGIGKMKKQLDGANLDDKVLKRQLAIITSMTREERRQPKLLNGSRRKRIAAGSGTDVQDVNKLIKMHRQMADMMKMMGKNKGMLSRLFGGGGAGMPDMAAIAKQLPGGLPGGGLPGLPGGMPELGPNGLPKGVSPDLLNKLPGLGGGKGGLPGFGGLPGLGGKFPGKKK
- a CDS encoding glutathione S-transferase → MADELHIEDCVNETCPWSGKPVAADSLTLYKGRVVGFCNSGCRDKFEQAVTHFEAALGGNNA
- a CDS encoding KTSC domain-containing protein; the protein is MKRDPIESSCLIEAGYDPKRRTLEVMFPSGLIYRYHGVPRQKYDRLLRADSPGAYFNAEIKDHYPVTRG